A genomic stretch from Candidatus Bathyarchaeota archaeon includes:
- a CDS encoding Hsp20/alpha crystallin family protein, with the protein MDYYEDDEVFRDINSFYKHLMERMFREMQDFEKIAKDGKSKGGWEVKPINKPGVRGYVARRQFQFGSEPMRIPSRALEEEREPLTDIFEEKESIRIYIELPGVDKSDIQLNVAERVVEIRAKNFSKTVELPTRDIDLEKVAASYNNGVLEVTIPKVQKTVEDEKKRTIKIE; encoded by the coding sequence GTGGATTATTATGAGGACGACGAAGTTTTCCGAGACATAAACAGCTTCTACAAACATTTAATGGAACGCATGTTCAGGGAAATGCAAGATTTCGAAAAAATTGCCAAAGATGGAAAATCCAAAGGCGGTTGGGAAGTCAAGCCAATTAACAAGCCCGGTGTGAGAGGATACGTCGCACGGAGACAATTCCAGTTCGGTAGCGAGCCGATGCGTATTCCAAGCCGTGCTCTTGAGGAAGAACGAGAGCCGCTTACAGATATTTTCGAAGAGAAAGAAAGTATCAGGATTTACATTGAGCTGCCAGGTGTTGACAAAAGCGACATTCAGCTTAATGTAGCGGAGCGGGTTGTAGAGATTAGGGCTAAGAATTTTTCCAAAACAGTAGAGTTACCGACTAGGGATATTGACCTTGAGAAAGTTGCTGCGAGCTATAATAATGGCGTACTTGAGGTAACTATTCCAAAAGTTCAGAAAACCGTTGAGGATGAAAAGAAACGGACTATAAAGATTGAGTAA
- the albA gene encoding DNA-binding protein Alba, producing the protein MSTEPNVVYVGNKPPMNYVMAVITGFNMGNATEVTLKARGRAISTAVDVAEIIRNRFLKDAKVNAISIGTEQITPKEGGNPRNVSTMEISLKKE; encoded by the coding sequence ATGAGCACAGAACCAAACGTAGTATACGTCGGAAACAAACCTCCAATGAACTATGTCATGGCAGTTATCACAGGCTTTAACATGGGCAACGCAACAGAAGTCACCTTAAAAGCACGCGGCCGCGCCATAAGCACGGCTGTTGATGTTGCTGAAATCATCCGCAACCGATTCCTCAAAGACGCCAAAGTCAACGCCATCTCCATCGGCACCGAACAAATCACACCAAAAGAAGGCGGCAACCCCAGAAACGTCTCAACAATGGAAATCTCCCTCAAAAAAGAATAA